DNA from Triticum aestivum cultivar Chinese Spring chromosome 7D, IWGSC CS RefSeq v2.1, whole genome shotgun sequence:
caccaaccgggaccaaaggccctcctgcctgggctccccgcaccggccacgtggacggcctttagtcccggttcgtgtaagaaccgggactaaagggctagggcattagtaacgaccctttagtcccggttccagaaccgggactaaaggcccttatgaaccggggtaaaagccccttttcctactagtgtcacCTAGGGTTGTGACGCTTCGGTCCTCCTAGACCCGACCCCGTTCAGCCCGACGCCATCAAGGACGCCCTCGAGGCGGCCTGCCCGGgcgtcgtctcctgcgccgacatcaTCGCTTTCTCGGCCCGCGACGCATCCTGCATCCTTAGTGGGGGCAAGGTGGACTTCGAGGTGCCTTCCAGCCGCCGCGATGGCACCTTCTCCAACGCCTCCGAGCCGCTCAAGTTCCTAGTCCCGCCCACGTCCAACCTCAGCGACCTCGTGGACAGCTTCGTCGTCAAGGGCCTCGATGCGGAGGACCTGGTCATCCTCTCCGGTGCACACACCATCGGTCGCTCCCACTGCTCCGCCTTCGTGCCCGACCGCCTCAATGTCTCCTCTGACATCGACGGTGGCCTCGCCACGTTCCTGTGTGGCCAGTGTCCCGCCGACGCCGCTTCGGGCGGCAACGACCCGACGGTGATGCAGGACGTGGTGACCCCAAACGACCTGGACAGGCAGTACTACAACAACGTGCTGTCGCACACGGTGCTCTTCACCTCCGACGCGG
Protein-coding regions in this window:
- the LOC123170776 gene encoding peroxidase 2-like; protein product: MASVYVVDQRKVRTIADRPFPRAAVEGHERPKYYLGTPDAIKDALEAACPGVVSCADIIAFSARDASCILSGGKVDFEVPSSRRDGTFSNASEPLKFLVPPTSNLSDLVDSFVVKGLDAEDLVILSGAHTIGRSHCSAFVPDRLNVSSDIDGGLATFLCGQCPADAASGGNDPTVMQDVVTPNDLDRQYYNNVLSHTVLFTSDAVLLTSEETARMVVDNANIPGWWEDRFEKDMVKMAGIEVKTGDQGQIRKNCRAIN